Proteins from a single region of Nakamurella deserti:
- a CDS encoding hydrolase: MSLWICLTCGAEHPDTRRPPDVCAICADDRQWIPPEGQRWSTASDLEVGRTFTVEEIEPDLFAVTVTPEVAIGQRSLVLRTPHGNILWEPSAYISADLVVAVEALGRVVAVAASHPHLAGAAVSWSHMLSARQQHEVPILWNAHDRRWVQRPDPAYVFWTDRHEPVPGVTLLRAGGHFPGSCVLHWPAGAGGRGVLLVGDTLMVGPSGHTVSFMRSYPNQLPLSERLVRQIVATLEPLAYDRIHGAFPGRAIVSDAPAVVRSSAERYIGWLTDTIRDPDEELPANTQHAG, encoded by the coding sequence ATGTCGTTGTGGATCTGCCTGACCTGCGGAGCCGAGCACCCCGACACCCGGCGGCCGCCGGACGTGTGCGCGATCTGCGCCGACGACCGGCAGTGGATACCTCCCGAGGGTCAGCGCTGGAGTACCGCGTCGGACCTCGAGGTGGGCCGGACCTTCACCGTCGAGGAGATCGAGCCGGACCTGTTCGCCGTGACGGTCACGCCCGAGGTGGCGATCGGCCAGCGCTCGCTCGTCCTCCGGACCCCGCACGGCAACATCCTGTGGGAGCCCTCGGCCTACATCAGCGCCGATCTCGTGGTCGCCGTCGAGGCGCTGGGCCGCGTCGTCGCGGTGGCCGCGAGCCATCCGCACCTGGCCGGGGCGGCCGTGTCCTGGAGCCACATGCTCAGCGCCCGGCAGCAGCACGAGGTGCCGATCCTGTGGAACGCCCACGACCGGCGGTGGGTGCAGCGGCCGGACCCGGCCTACGTCTTCTGGACCGACCGGCACGAGCCGGTGCCAGGCGTGACCCTGCTGCGGGCCGGCGGGCACTTCCCGGGGTCCTGCGTGCTGCACTGGCCGGCCGGAGCCGGCGGGCGCGGTGTGCTGCTGGTCGGGGACACGCTCATGGTGGGTCCGAGCGGGCACACCGTGTCGTTCATGCGCAGCTACCCGAACCAGCTGCCGCTGTCCGAGCGACTGGTCAGGCAGATCGTGGCGACGCTGGAACCGCTGGCGTACGACCGCATCCACGGGGCCTTCCCCGGTCGGGCGATCGTCAGCGACGCCCCGGCGGTCGTCCGCTCGTCCGCCGAGCGTTACATCGGCTGGCTCACCGACACGATCCGCGACCCCGACGAGGAGCTTCCGGCGAATACTCAGCACGCTGGGTAA
- a CDS encoding serine/threonine-protein kinase — protein MTPKADTGYWSPPRPGAYDRGRCIVDAEIIAGRYALCDPIGVGGTGTVWRAWDRDRSRFCAAKLLRQRDAGELLRFAREQAVRLTHPRVVSPYAWAADDGMVVIVSELIDGGSLQTLIGDYGPLAEGTVVAVLDQVLDALGAVHAAQLIHRDVKPGNLLLRSGNRLEVLLADFGLTIGVRDARLTQVGTVIGTPGYLPPEVLAGGVPPDVRHDLYAVGRLGLTLLAGGEVDDARPVLAAIADPVLRSALTALVATRPADRPAATEAARGLLAGARRDDVPHTRDGDPLTVLDQLPPLPPGWSPDAGPDRGPGREVRPVRDPGPDVPPEGGPGGEVRSGRGAGQEVRPVRDPGPDVPPDGGPGREVRPDQDQGHQVRPGPDAGRAAGSGHEGPRNPRTRVDAAVTDVVTARAEPAQRVPITTTTAGSTSPRTVASPARPPVNRRWWVLSGAAVAVGVLGMLVAALSTGSADRDPTAPGDDGTPASTAPVAPGTVEAGDPCSWQQVNPTGSPDGVALTCTVVDGSYVWTPG, from the coding sequence ATCACCCCGAAAGCTGACACGGGATACTGGAGTCCGCCCCGCCCCGGGGCGTACGACCGCGGGAGGTGCATCGTCGACGCCGAGATCATCGCCGGGCGCTACGCGCTGTGCGACCCGATCGGCGTCGGTGGCACCGGGACGGTGTGGCGTGCCTGGGACCGCGACCGGAGCCGCTTCTGCGCGGCGAAACTGCTGCGGCAGCGTGACGCCGGTGAGCTGCTGCGGTTCGCCCGGGAGCAGGCCGTCCGCCTGACGCATCCCCGGGTGGTCAGCCCCTACGCCTGGGCCGCCGACGACGGCATGGTGGTCATCGTCAGCGAACTGATCGACGGCGGCTCCCTGCAGACCCTCATCGGCGATTACGGGCCGCTGGCCGAGGGGACCGTGGTCGCCGTCCTGGACCAGGTGCTCGACGCGCTCGGGGCGGTGCACGCCGCCCAGCTCATCCACCGCGACGTCAAACCCGGCAACCTGCTGCTCCGGTCGGGGAACCGGCTCGAGGTGCTGCTCGCCGATTTCGGCCTGACCATCGGCGTCCGCGACGCCCGTCTCACCCAGGTCGGCACCGTGATCGGCACTCCCGGCTACCTGCCGCCCGAGGTCCTCGCCGGTGGGGTGCCGCCGGACGTCCGGCACGACCTGTACGCCGTGGGACGGCTCGGGTTGACCCTGCTGGCCGGGGGCGAGGTCGACGACGCCCGCCCGGTGCTGGCCGCGATCGCCGATCCGGTGCTGCGCTCGGCGCTCACCGCGTTGGTGGCGACCCGGCCGGCCGACCGCCCCGCCGCCACCGAGGCCGCGCGCGGGCTGCTGGCCGGGGCGCGGCGAGACGACGTGCCGCACACCCGGGACGGCGACCCGCTCACCGTGCTCGACCAGCTGCCACCGCTGCCGCCGGGCTGGTCCCCTGACGCCGGGCCCGACCGCGGCCCGGGTCGGGAGGTGCGGCCCGTCCGGGACCCGGGTCCTGACGTCCCGCCCGAGGGCGGTCCCGGTGGGGAGGTCCGGTCCGGTCGAGGCGCCGGCCAGGAGGTGCGGCCCGTCCGGGACCCGGGTCCTGACGTCCCGCCCGACGGCGGCCCGGGTCGGGAGGTGCGTCCCGACCAGGACCAGGGTCACCAGGTCCGGCCCGGACCGGACGCCGGTCGAGCGGCCGGATCTGGCCACGAAGGGCCGCGCAACCCGCGGACCAGGGTCGACGCCGCCGTCACCGACGTGGTGACCGCGAGAGCGGAGCCGGCTCAGCGCGTCCCGATCACGACCACCACCGCCGGATCGACCTCACCCCGCACCGTGGCGTCGCCGGCCCGCCCGCCGGTGAACCGCCGCTGGTGGGTTCTCAGCGGTGCCGCGGTCGCGGTGGGTGTTCTCGGGATGCTCGTCGCCGCCCTGAGCACCGGCTCCGCGGATCGCGACCCGACGGCGCCCGGCGACGACGGAACGCCCGCCTCGACCGCCCCGGTGGCGCCGGGGACCGTCGAAGCGGGCGATCCGTGCAGCTGGCAACAGGTGAACCCGACCGGCTCACCCGACGGGGTCGCCCTCACCTGCACCGTGGTGGACGGTTCCTACGTCTGGACGCCGGGGTGA
- a CDS encoding heat shock protein transcriptional repressor HspR, with protein sequence MGDSGRRDRRDIPLDELAPLFVISVAAELAGMHAQTLRSYDREGLVSPGRTPSGGRRYSQRDIQLLREVQRLSQDEGVNRAGIKRIIDLESQVLALQARLTELSDELDRANAELRKASQHTASSVAEASEAVHRSYRRDVVPWRAPSAAIVTWQPRSR encoded by the coding sequence ATGGGCGACTCCGGACGCCGTGACCGGCGCGACATCCCGCTCGACGAGCTGGCTCCGCTGTTCGTCATCTCGGTGGCCGCGGAGCTCGCCGGCATGCACGCCCAGACCCTGCGGTCCTACGACCGTGAGGGCCTGGTCTCGCCGGGTCGCACGCCCAGCGGTGGCCGCCGGTACTCCCAGCGCGACATCCAGCTGCTCCGTGAGGTGCAGCGGCTGAGCCAGGACGAGGGCGTCAACCGCGCGGGCATCAAACGGATCATCGACCTCGAGTCGCAGGTGCTGGCCCTGCAGGCCCGGCTCACCGAACTCTCCGACGAGCTGGACCGGGCCAACGCCGAGCTGCGGAAAGCGTCCCAGCACACCGCCAGTTCGGTGGCCGAGGCCTCCGAGGCCGTGCACCGCTCCTACCGCCGTGACGTCGTCCCGTGGCGGGCGCCGTCCGCCGCCATCGTCACCTGGCAGCCGCGGTCCCGCTGA
- a CDS encoding DNA-binding protein, translated as MDAVEDARSAASARQTEIYGESWADRLHRLMAAYRLSQARLAGVIGLSAPMLSQLISGQRVKISNPAVYGRIVALEEACADPGFARRDAAEIDALLARTAASQPVLSTRVTAAGPPAGDGIADALAALAPTAALAAAADAVRATAPALAAVLDAASVRAGRPRS; from the coding sequence GTGGACGCCGTCGAGGATGCCCGATCAGCGGCGTCGGCGCGCCAGACCGAGATCTACGGCGAGAGCTGGGCCGACCGGCTGCACCGGCTGATGGCGGCCTACCGCCTGTCGCAGGCCAGGCTGGCCGGCGTCATCGGGCTGAGCGCTCCGATGCTCAGCCAGCTCATCAGCGGCCAACGCGTGAAGATCAGCAATCCGGCCGTCTACGGCCGCATCGTCGCCCTCGAGGAGGCGTGCGCGGACCCGGGATTCGCGCGCCGGGACGCGGCGGAGATCGACGCGTTGCTCGCCCGGACCGCCGCGTCCCAGCCCGTCCTCAGCACCCGCGTCACCGCGGCGGGTCCGCCTGCGGGCGACGGCATCGCCGACGCGCTCGCGGCTCTCGCCCCGACGGCCGCCCTGGCGGCGGCAGCGGACGCGGTGCGGGCGACCGCGCCGGCGCTGGCCGCCGTGCTGGACGCGGCCTCGGTCCGAGCCGGGCGACCGCGCAGCTGA
- a CDS encoding vWA domain-containing protein has protein sequence MNHLSPRPSARRLFAAAAALGLLAAGAVQTGAAAAVAPVESTAPVMIVLDASGSMRADDAPGVRMDAAKAAVTSLIDTLPAGSEVGLMVYGTGTGSADTDKAAGCRDITTLTPVGPLDAATMTAQVASVQASGYTPIGESLRAAAAALPAEGPRSIVLVSDGEDTCAPPTPCDVAAELDTQGVDLTVHTVGFKVDDAARQQLSCIAGATGGTFADAADAAQLEQALKVRVGYALSGYTTEGTPVTGDDQPTLDAPLLTPGQYVDRYALGEVKAGDAGPGRNGTTKYYTVPVQAGFRPYISASLIVPDDVSRADMGIELLGVELSLMTADGTVCADERDSVVNSADRLQPATTVLNGPTVGGPNYRSRCNTDGVQILRVDRIGNLLTDRELAMEIVVRSEPPADASGVPAAAADESEPLPLVNHGSPTPITGGHSFNDAADLISGATYADTLTTGESRYYKFPVQWGQRFAYTLTPTATADAQSYSIAWVDVFNPVRQEVDTEGTDSGQVWFNSLPGDPFSASSSYPARYTNRDSTFARAYALDGSYYLRIDAGLDEDRVTVPFLITVQVSGDVEPGPVYQPDGGGAATSDRSTGATGPSTPSSSSPSTSSPATSPSSSSSSSNDGTATSGSDTSAGTDVADASSAGTTAAITVARATTDTTGPGAAVWIVLASVAAAGLVGLAVGWARRGRSTPPPSHW, from the coding sequence ATGAACCACCTCTCTCCCCGCCCGTCGGCCCGCCGGCTCTTCGCCGCGGCAGCCGCCCTGGGCCTCCTGGCCGCCGGTGCGGTCCAGACCGGTGCCGCCGCCGCGGTCGCGCCCGTCGAGTCCACCGCCCCGGTGATGATCGTGCTCGACGCGTCCGGCTCGATGAGGGCCGACGACGCCCCCGGCGTCCGGATGGACGCCGCCAAGGCCGCGGTCACCTCGCTCATCGACACCCTGCCCGCCGGTAGCGAGGTCGGACTGATGGTCTACGGCACCGGAACCGGATCCGCCGACACCGACAAGGCCGCCGGGTGCCGGGACATCACCACCCTCACCCCGGTGGGCCCGCTGGACGCCGCGACGATGACCGCGCAGGTCGCGTCCGTCCAGGCGTCCGGGTACACCCCCATCGGCGAGTCGCTGCGGGCCGCGGCCGCCGCCCTGCCCGCGGAGGGGCCACGGTCGATCGTGCTGGTCTCCGACGGGGAGGACACCTGCGCACCGCCCACGCCCTGTGATGTCGCCGCCGAACTCGACACCCAGGGCGTCGACCTGACCGTGCACACCGTCGGGTTCAAGGTCGACGACGCCGCCCGGCAGCAGCTGAGCTGCATCGCCGGCGCCACCGGCGGCACGTTCGCCGACGCGGCCGACGCCGCCCAGCTCGAGCAGGCCCTGAAGGTCCGGGTCGGGTACGCCCTGTCCGGCTACACCACCGAGGGGACCCCGGTGACCGGCGACGACCAGCCCACCCTCGACGCACCACTGCTGACCCCCGGTCAGTACGTCGACCGCTACGCCCTCGGCGAGGTCAAGGCCGGCGACGCCGGGCCCGGCCGCAACGGCACCACGAAGTACTACACCGTGCCGGTGCAGGCCGGCTTCCGGCCGTACATCTCCGCGTCGCTGATCGTCCCGGACGACGTCAGCCGGGCGGACATGGGCATCGAACTGCTCGGGGTCGAGCTGAGCCTGATGACCGCCGACGGCACCGTGTGCGCCGACGAACGCGACTCCGTGGTCAACTCCGCCGACCGCCTGCAACCGGCCACCACGGTGCTGAACGGCCCGACCGTCGGCGGACCCAACTACCGGAGCAGGTGCAACACCGACGGTGTCCAGATCCTGCGCGTGGATCGGATCGGCAACCTGCTGACCGACCGCGAGCTGGCGATGGAGATCGTGGTGCGCTCCGAACCCCCCGCCGACGCCTCCGGGGTGCCGGCCGCCGCGGCGGACGAGAGCGAGCCGCTGCCCCTGGTCAACCACGGATCGCCGACGCCGATCACCGGCGGCCACAGCTTCAACGACGCCGCCGACCTCATCAGCGGCGCGACCTACGCGGACACGTTGACCACCGGCGAGAGCCGCTACTACAAGTTCCCCGTGCAATGGGGCCAGCGGTTCGCCTACACCCTGACGCCCACCGCCACCGCGGATGCACAGTCCTACTCCATCGCCTGGGTCGACGTCTTCAACCCGGTGCGGCAGGAGGTCGACACCGAGGGCACCGATTCCGGCCAGGTCTGGTTCAATTCGCTGCCCGGCGACCCGTTCAGCGCGTCGTCGAGCTACCCGGCCCGCTACACCAACCGCGACAGCACCTTCGCCCGCGCCTACGCGCTCGACGGCTCCTACTACCTGCGCATCGACGCCGGCCTGGACGAGGACCGCGTAACGGTGCCGTTCCTGATCACGGTGCAGGTCAGCGGGGACGTCGAGCCCGGTCCGGTGTACCAGCCCGACGGCGGCGGCGCGGCCACCTCTGATCGCAGCACCGGCGCGACCGGCCCGTCGACCCCGTCCTCGTCGTCCCCGTCGACGTCGTCCCCGGCCACCTCCCCGTCCTCGTCTTCGTCGTCCTCGAACGACGGGACGGCGACGTCCGGGTCGGACACCTCCGCCGGAACCGACGTCGCCGACGCGTCCTCGGCCGGCACCACCGCCGCCATCACGGTGGCCCGCGCGACCACCGACACCACCGGCCCCGGGGCCGCGGTGTGGATCGTGCTCGCCTCGGTGGCGGCCGCCGGTCTGGTCGGCCTGGCGGTGGGATGGGCACGTCGTGGGCGGTCCACCCCGCCGCCGTCGCACTGGTGA
- a CDS encoding 2-oxo acid dehydrogenase subunit E2 yields MINSSLSDDMKEITYHGSVNLGVAVDTPRGLPSTPSPVAPDGLSSPTVGLGGSAARWSPSR; encoded by the coding sequence GTGATCAACTCGTCGCTGTCCGACGACATGAAGGAGATCACCTACCACGGCAGCGTCAACCTCGGCGTCGCCGTCGACACCCCGCGTGGCCTGCCGTCGACTCCGTCACCGGTGGCGCCCGACGGACTGTCGTCACCGACCGTCGGGCTGGGCGGGTCAGCGGCGCGGTGGTCGCCGTCACGCTGA
- a CDS encoding tryptophan-rich sensory protein — protein MNSDRTRQITVTASEIVCVFGTLLGVGVFGGTQVDRAAGGALSADATLIAPGTQAFSIWSVIYAGLAAYTVWQWLPGQATAERHRRIGYLAAASMLLNAGWLLVVQAGWLWVSVLVILALVLVLGVIISRLAAAPSRSVVDTVITDGTFGLYVGWVSVATAANVTATLQDAGLDPSEGVAEALTVAVLAVAAGIGVLLSRVSRGNLGIGAAMVWGISWIAIARATAAPESTVVAVGAVVAAVVVAVAFVAARVQATSGRRALTRV, from the coding sequence ATGAACAGCGACCGCACCCGTCAGATCACCGTCACCGCCAGCGAGATCGTCTGCGTCTTCGGCACCCTGCTCGGCGTGGGGGTGTTCGGCGGCACCCAGGTCGACCGGGCCGCCGGCGGCGCCCTGTCCGCCGACGCCACCCTGATCGCACCGGGCACCCAGGCCTTCTCGATCTGGTCGGTGATCTACGCCGGGCTCGCCGCCTACACGGTGTGGCAGTGGTTGCCCGGGCAGGCGACCGCCGAGCGGCACCGCCGGATCGGCTACCTCGCGGCGGCCTCCATGTTGCTCAACGCCGGCTGGCTGCTCGTCGTCCAGGCGGGTTGGCTGTGGGTGAGCGTGCTGGTGATCCTCGCGCTGGTCCTCGTCCTCGGCGTGATCATCTCCCGGCTGGCCGCCGCGCCGTCGCGGTCGGTGGTGGACACGGTCATCACCGACGGGACCTTCGGCCTGTACGTCGGCTGGGTCAGCGTCGCGACCGCGGCCAACGTCACGGCCACCCTGCAGGACGCCGGTCTCGACCCGTCCGAGGGTGTCGCCGAAGCGCTGACCGTGGCCGTGCTGGCCGTCGCCGCCGGCATCGGCGTGCTGCTGTCCCGGGTCAGCCGCGGCAACCTCGGTATCGGTGCCGCCATGGTCTGGGGCATCAGCTGGATCGCCATCGCCCGGGCGACGGCCGCTCCCGAGTCGACCGTGGTCGCCGTCGGAGCCGTGGTCGCGGCCGTCGTCGTCGCCGTGGCGTTCGTGGCGGCCCGGGTGCAGGCGACCTCGGGCAGGCGCGCACTCACGCGCGTCTGA
- a CDS encoding copper resistance CopC family protein, translated as MTRFPTARSLRAGTAILLTALTVVLGIGVAPAAWAHTDLSSSDPADGSTVEGPPAVLRLVFADPVAAPDPAGPTLTLTVAGADPVDVPATVVDDTVSADLTGVTLPTAATYPAEWEIGYRLVATDGDTFTGDLTFTVAGPADATPPATPQASTPGEPALTSASPTDTPAATASATPASTAPGTTVASTTTESSAAAPGTTAELAPSAATGPGSTAAAVVPESDPGISGWWWFAGIALVVLIAGAGYGYARSRRAQGPTT; from the coding sequence ATGACCCGCTTCCCGACCGCCCGCTCCCTTCGGGCCGGCACCGCCATCCTGCTCACCGCTCTGACGGTGGTGCTCGGTATCGGAGTGGCCCCGGCCGCCTGGGCGCACACCGATCTGTCCTCCAGCGACCCTGCCGACGGCAGCACCGTCGAGGGGCCGCCGGCGGTGTTGCGGCTCGTCTTCGCCGATCCTGTCGCTGCGCCCGACCCGGCGGGCCCGACCCTGACGCTCACGGTGGCCGGCGCCGACCCCGTCGACGTCCCCGCCACCGTCGTCGACGACACGGTCTCCGCGGACCTGACCGGGGTGACCCTGCCCACCGCCGCGACCTACCCGGCGGAGTGGGAGATCGGCTACCGACTCGTCGCGACCGACGGCGACACCTTCACCGGAGACCTCACCTTCACCGTCGCCGGCCCGGCCGACGCCACCCCGCCGGCGACCCCGCAGGCCTCCACTCCGGGCGAGCCGGCCCTGACCAGCGCCTCCCCGACCGACACCCCCGCCGCGACCGCGTCCGCGACCCCCGCGTCCACGGCACCGGGCACCACCGTCGCGAGCACCACGACGGAGAGTTCGGCGGCCGCCCCCGGGACCACGGCAGAGCTCGCGCCCTCGGCCGCCACCGGCCCGGGTTCCACAGCCGCCGCCGTGGTGCCGGAGTCGGACCCCGGCATCTCCGGCTGGTGGTGGTTCGCCGGCATCGCCCTCGTCGTCCTGATCGCCGGCGCCGGCTACGGCTATGCGCGCAGCCGCCGGGCGCAGGGCCCGACCACCTGA